Proteins from a genomic interval of Cheilinus undulatus linkage group 15, ASM1832078v1, whole genome shotgun sequence:
- the LOC121522560 gene encoding gamma-crystallin M3-like isoform X1, giving the protein MTIVLKLLLCLQIIFYEDRNFQGRHYETSSDCPELTSYLSRCHSCRVESGCCMVYDRPNYMGNQYLLRRGEYADYMSMMGMSDCIRSCRMIPVHRGQYRMRIYERENFTGQMKELSDDCDNIQERHRMSECQSCNVMDGHWLLYEQPHFRGRMMYLRPGEYRSLREMGMSLSRIMSMRRIMDSCN; this is encoded by the exons ATGACAATTGTACTCAAGTTATTGTTGTGCTTACAGATCATCTTCTACGAGGACAGGAACTTCCAGGGTCGTCATTATGAGACCAGTAGCGACTGTCCTGAGCTGACCTCCTACCTGAGCCGGTGCCACTCCTGTAGGGTGGAGAGCGGCTGCTGCATGGTTTATGACCGTCCCAACTACATGGGTAACCAGTACCTTCTGCGGAGGGGCGAGTATGCTGACTACATGAGCATGATGGGAATGTCCGACTGCATCAGGTCCTGCCGTATGATCCCCGTG CACAGGGGGCAATACAGAATGAGGATCTATGAGAGGGAAAACTTCACTGGTCAGATGAAGGAGCTCTCTGATGACTGTGATAACATCCAGGAGCGTCATCGCATGTCTGAGTGCCAATCCTGCAATGTCATGGATGGTCACTGGCTGTTGTATGAGCAGCCCCACTTCAGAGGCAGAATGATGTACCTGAGGCCCGGAGAGTACAGGAGTCTCAGAGAGATGGGCATGAGCCTTTCAAGGATCATGAGCATGAGGCGTATCATGGATTCCTGCAACtaa
- the LOC121522560 gene encoding gamma-crystallin M3-like isoform X2 encodes MTMGRIIFYEDRNFQGRHYETSSDCPELTSYLSRCHSCRVESGCCMVYDRPNYMGNQYLLRRGEYADYMSMMGMSDCIRSCRMIPVHRGQYRMRIYERENFTGQMKELSDDCDNIQERHRMSECQSCNVMDGHWLLYEQPHFRGRMMYLRPGEYRSLREMGMSLSRIMSMRRIMDSCN; translated from the exons ATGACCATGGGCAGG ATCATCTTCTACGAGGACAGGAACTTCCAGGGTCGTCATTATGAGACCAGTAGCGACTGTCCTGAGCTGACCTCCTACCTGAGCCGGTGCCACTCCTGTAGGGTGGAGAGCGGCTGCTGCATGGTTTATGACCGTCCCAACTACATGGGTAACCAGTACCTTCTGCGGAGGGGCGAGTATGCTGACTACATGAGCATGATGGGAATGTCCGACTGCATCAGGTCCTGCCGTATGATCCCCGTG CACAGGGGGCAATACAGAATGAGGATCTATGAGAGGGAAAACTTCACTGGTCAGATGAAGGAGCTCTCTGATGACTGTGATAACATCCAGGAGCGTCATCGCATGTCTGAGTGCCAATCCTGCAATGTCATGGATGGTCACTGGCTGTTGTATGAGCAGCCCCACTTCAGAGGCAGAATGATGTACCTGAGGCCCGGAGAGTACAGGAGTCTCAGAGAGATGGGCATGAGCCTTTCAAGGATCATGAGCATGAGGCGTATCATGGATTCCTGCAACtaa
- the crygm5 gene encoding crystallin, gamma M5 — MGRIIFYEDRNFQGRSYETSSDCAELTSYLSRCNSCRVESGCFMVYERPNFMGHQMLARRGEYPDNQRLMGMSMSDCIRSCRMIPMHRGPFRMRIFEKENFGGQMNEVVDDCDSIQERLRMSDCQSAQVMDGHWLLYEQPHFRGRMMYLRPGEYRSMRDMGMGPMDMRIGSIRRIMDSC, encoded by the exons ATGGGCAGA attatCTTCTACGAGGACAGGAACTTTCAGGGTCGCTCCTATGAGACCAGCAGCGATTGTGCAGAGCTGACCTCTTACCTGAGCCGCTGCAACTCCTGCCGAGTGGAGAGCGGCTGCTTTATGGTTTATGAGCGCCCCAACTTTATGGGCCACCAGATGCTGGCCAGGAGGGGAGAGTACCCTGATAACCAGCGTCTGATGGGAATGAGCATGAGTGACTGCATCCGCTCCTGCCGCATGATCCCCATG CACAGAGGTCCCTTCAGGATGAGGATCTTCGAGAAGGAGAACTTTGGAGGCCAGATGAATGAGGTGGTGGACGACTGCGACTCTATCCAGGAACGTCTTCGTATGTCCGACTGCCAGTCCGCTCAGGTGATGGATGGCCACTGGCTGCTGTACGAGCAGCCCCACTTCAGAGGACGGATGATGTACCTGAGGCCTGGAGAGTACAGAAGCATGAGAGACATGGGCATGGGTCCCATGGACATGAGGATCGGATCCATTAGGCGTATCATGGACTcctgttaa